In Microbacterium foliorum, the following proteins share a genomic window:
- a CDS encoding acetyl/propionyl/methylcrotonyl-CoA carboxylase subunit alpha, producing MTNTSASRDFDTVLVANRGEIARRIIRTLRTLGIRSIAVHSDADADAPHVREADEAVRIGPAAVAESYLDIDAVIAAARATGAQAIHPGYGFLSESVGLAEACAENGVVFIGPSIEALQIMGDKAKARDHVVRSGVPVVPGFDARGLSDAEIAEEAAAVGYPLLVKPSAGGGGKGMEVVEAPAGLSAALASARRVARSAFGDDSLIMERLIRRPRHIEVQVFGDTHGTVIALGERECTLQRRHQKVIEEAPSAGIPEATRDRLLEAATQAAASVSYVGAGTVEFLIDADAPDQVFFIEMNTRLQVEHPVTEEVTGLDLVALQISIAAGGRLDPAPTVRGHAIEARVYAESPERGFLPSTGRILLFDPPRGVRVDAAVETGSEVTGFYDPMIAKVIAFAEDRSSALRLLDEALSRTVVLGVDTNIAFLRLLCRDERVMAGDLDTGLIETLLPLEDEPPTTTMLVAASRAVLHAEDTVGEARRARRAGQVWQALTERDRHEVSFLTDRGEVIVAPAADGPAARAAVATDVDGGVWVSEDGRTMRLRPLDRRARMLHRLQARERRETESGPDARAPMPGSVVAVHVRDGDQVTAGTPLVSIEAMKMEHPVLAPHDGTVRLTVAVGDQVRRDQRVAHMTTEEN from the coding sequence ATGACGAACACCTCAGCCTCCCGTGACTTCGACACGGTGCTCGTCGCCAATCGCGGCGAGATCGCGCGGCGCATCATCCGCACGCTGCGCACTCTCGGCATCCGCAGCATCGCCGTCCACAGCGATGCGGATGCCGACGCACCCCATGTGCGCGAGGCCGACGAGGCTGTGCGGATCGGCCCGGCCGCGGTCGCCGAGTCGTACCTCGACATCGACGCCGTCATCGCGGCCGCGCGTGCGACGGGAGCGCAGGCCATCCACCCGGGCTACGGCTTCCTCTCGGAGAGCGTGGGGCTGGCGGAGGCCTGCGCAGAGAACGGCGTCGTGTTCATCGGACCTTCGATCGAGGCACTCCAGATCATGGGCGACAAGGCCAAGGCGCGCGATCATGTCGTCCGCTCCGGAGTCCCCGTGGTTCCCGGGTTCGATGCGAGAGGTCTGTCGGACGCGGAGATCGCCGAAGAGGCTGCCGCCGTCGGCTACCCGCTGCTCGTCAAACCGAGCGCGGGGGGCGGCGGCAAGGGGATGGAGGTCGTCGAGGCGCCGGCCGGCCTGAGCGCCGCATTGGCCTCCGCGCGGCGGGTCGCCCGTTCGGCGTTCGGTGACGACTCGCTGATCATGGAACGGCTCATCCGCCGCCCACGCCATATCGAGGTTCAGGTCTTCGGTGACACGCATGGCACGGTGATCGCCCTCGGCGAGCGCGAGTGCACACTCCAGCGCCGACACCAGAAGGTGATCGAAGAGGCTCCGTCCGCCGGCATCCCCGAGGCGACGAGGGACCGTCTTCTCGAGGCTGCGACGCAGGCCGCGGCGAGCGTCTCCTACGTGGGTGCCGGCACCGTCGAGTTCCTCATCGATGCGGATGCCCCGGATCAGGTCTTCTTCATAGAGATGAACACCCGTCTGCAGGTCGAGCACCCCGTCACGGAGGAGGTGACCGGGCTCGACCTCGTCGCTCTCCAGATCAGCATCGCTGCGGGAGGACGCCTCGACCCTGCACCCACGGTTCGCGGGCACGCGATCGAGGCGCGGGTATACGCGGAGTCGCCTGAGCGCGGGTTCCTTCCCTCGACCGGGCGCATTCTGCTCTTCGACCCGCCGCGGGGGGTGAGAGTCGACGCGGCGGTCGAGACCGGCAGCGAGGTGACGGGGTTCTACGACCCGATGATCGCCAAGGTGATCGCTTTCGCGGAGGACCGGAGTTCCGCCCTCCGCCTCCTCGACGAAGCTCTGAGCAGAACCGTCGTGCTGGGTGTCGACACGAACATCGCGTTCCTCCGGCTGCTCTGCCGCGATGAGCGTGTCATGGCCGGCGACCTCGACACCGGACTCATCGAGACGCTTCTGCCCCTCGAAGACGAGCCGCCGACGACGACGATGCTGGTGGCCGCGAGCCGCGCGGTCCTGCACGCCGAGGACACGGTCGGCGAGGCTAGGAGGGCTCGACGGGCGGGCCAGGTGTGGCAGGCACTCACCGAGCGCGACCGCCACGAGGTCTCGTTCCTGACCGACCGGGGCGAGGTGATCGTCGCTCCTGCAGCCGACGGACCTGCAGCTCGTGCGGCAGTCGCGACGGACGTCGACGGCGGCGTCTGGGTGAGCGAGGACGGACGCACGATGCGCCTGCGGCCCCTGGATCGTCGCGCCCGCATGCTGCACCGCCTGCAGGCGCGGGAGCGGCGCGAGACCGAGAGCGGTCCGGATGCTCGGGCCCCGATGCCGGGAAGCGTCGTGGCGGTGCACGTCCGAGACGGCGACCAGGTGACTGCCGGCACTCCTCTCGTCTCGATTGAGGCGATGAAGATGGAGCATCCGGTGCTGGCGCCCCACGACGGGACGGTGCGCCTGACGGTGGCCGTCGGCGATCAGGTACGACGCGATCAGCGGGTCGCACACATGACGACGGAGGAGAACTGA
- a CDS encoding TetR/AcrR family transcriptional regulator, which produces MTSPPTARDRAKAERSDAILREAARLFAESGYNGVSLEDIGAAVGVSGPAVYRHFAGKQALLGAVLIKVSDDLVTGGTRVASDGSTPEERIRALVEFHVEFALGNADVIRVHDRDVVHLAAPDHAAVRRLQRAYIELWIDTLSPLVDADADELRLRVQACFGLINSTPHSTRAAARHHSATAAVLAAMAESALRAIT; this is translated from the coding sequence ATGACAAGCCCCCCGACTGCGCGAGATCGCGCGAAGGCAGAGCGGTCGGACGCGATCCTCAGAGAGGCGGCGCGGCTCTTCGCCGAGAGCGGGTACAACGGAGTGAGCCTCGAGGACATCGGCGCCGCCGTGGGCGTATCGGGCCCGGCCGTCTATCGTCACTTCGCAGGAAAGCAGGCGCTGCTCGGTGCCGTGCTGATAAAGGTGAGCGACGATCTCGTCACGGGCGGCACCCGGGTCGCGTCCGACGGGTCCACTCCCGAAGAGCGCATCCGCGCACTCGTCGAATTCCATGTCGAATTCGCCCTCGGCAACGCCGACGTGATCCGAGTGCATGATCGAGACGTGGTGCACCTGGCAGCTCCGGATCACGCCGCGGTCCGACGACTGCAGCGCGCGTACATCGAGCTCTGGATCGACACGCTGAGTCCACTCGTCGACGCCGATGCCGACGAGCTCCGCCTGCGGGTGCAGGCGTGCTTCGGGTTGATCAACTCGACACCGCACAGCACGCGGGCGGCAGCCAGACACCACTCCGCCACCGCGGCAGTGCTCGCCGCGATGGCGGAATCGGCGCTCCGGGCGATTACCTGA
- a CDS encoding carboxyl transferase domain-containing protein, which translates to MPATQQALAAELHERLAVASRGGPEASRERHIARGKLLPRDRVTRLLDEGSPFVEIAPLAADGLYGGEAPAAGVIAGIGLVHGRHVMVVCNDATVKGGTYYPLTVKKHLRAQEIALENRLPCLYLVDSGGAFLPRQDEVFPDREHFGRIFFNQARMSAEGIPQLAAVLGSCTAGGAYVPAMSDETVIVRDQGTIFLGGPPLVKAAIGEVVSAEELGGGELHARRSGVVDHLAEDDEHALEILRDIVATLPAPLHPVWEVHDTREPAESGSIYDVVPVDVNAAYDVHDVITRLVDDDTFREFKAEYGTTLVTGFARLHGHPVGIVANNGVLFSESALKGAHFIELCDQRGIPLVFLQNISGFMVGSDAEAGGIAKDGAKMVTAVASTRVPKLTVIIGGSFGAGNYSMCGRAYSPRFLWTWPASRISVMGGAQAASVLGTVKDDQLSARGQSWSSEERAAFEQPIREQYETQGEPYYATARLWDDGIIDPAQTRDLLGLALDVVARSPLPDPRFGLFRM; encoded by the coding sequence ATGCCCGCAACCCAGCAGGCCCTCGCCGCCGAGCTGCACGAACGGCTCGCGGTCGCCTCCAGAGGCGGGCCCGAGGCGTCTCGCGAGAGGCACATCGCTCGGGGCAAGCTGCTTCCACGAGACCGTGTGACCAGGCTCCTCGACGAGGGCAGTCCCTTCGTCGAGATCGCGCCTCTGGCAGCAGACGGACTGTACGGGGGAGAAGCACCGGCCGCCGGAGTCATCGCCGGGATCGGTCTCGTGCACGGACGCCACGTGATGGTCGTCTGCAACGACGCCACCGTGAAGGGCGGAACGTACTACCCGCTCACGGTCAAGAAGCACCTGCGCGCGCAGGAGATCGCGCTCGAGAACCGACTGCCCTGCCTCTATCTGGTCGACTCGGGCGGCGCCTTCCTCCCCAGGCAGGACGAGGTGTTCCCCGATCGGGAGCACTTCGGCCGCATCTTCTTCAATCAGGCCAGGATGTCGGCCGAGGGCATCCCGCAGCTCGCTGCCGTGCTGGGCTCGTGCACGGCTGGCGGGGCCTACGTCCCTGCCATGAGCGATGAGACCGTGATCGTCCGTGACCAGGGCACGATCTTCCTCGGCGGCCCGCCGCTCGTCAAGGCGGCGATCGGCGAGGTCGTCTCAGCGGAAGAGCTCGGCGGCGGTGAACTGCACGCCCGACGCAGCGGCGTGGTCGACCACCTCGCCGAAGACGACGAGCACGCGCTGGAGATTCTGCGTGACATCGTCGCCACGCTGCCGGCGCCTCTCCACCCGGTGTGGGAGGTGCACGACACCCGTGAGCCCGCGGAGTCGGGATCGATCTACGACGTCGTCCCCGTCGACGTCAACGCCGCGTACGACGTGCACGACGTCATCACTCGGCTGGTCGACGACGACACCTTCCGCGAGTTCAAGGCGGAGTACGGCACGACCCTCGTCACCGGGTTCGCGCGGCTGCACGGGCATCCCGTCGGGATCGTCGCGAACAACGGCGTGCTGTTCAGCGAATCCGCGCTGAAGGGTGCGCATTTCATCGAGCTCTGCGATCAGCGAGGCATCCCCCTGGTCTTCCTGCAGAACATCTCGGGCTTCATGGTCGGGTCGGACGCAGAGGCAGGGGGCATAGCGAAGGACGGGGCCAAGATGGTCACCGCCGTCGCGAGCACACGTGTGCCCAAGCTCACGGTGATCATCGGCGGATCCTTCGGCGCCGGCAACTACTCGATGTGCGGGCGCGCATACTCGCCGAGATTCCTGTGGACCTGGCCGGCCAGTCGCATCTCGGTGATGGGCGGCGCTCAGGCAGCCTCCGTTCTCGGGACGGTCAAGGACGACCAGCTCTCGGCACGTGGACAGAGCTGGAGCTCCGAGGAGCGGGCGGCTTTCGAGCAGCCCATCCGTGAGCAATACGAGACCCAGGGCGAGCCGTACTACGCCACAGCCCGCCTGTGGGACGACGGAATCATCGATCCAGCCCAGACCCGCGACCTTCTGGGGCTCGCCCTCGACGTGGTCGCGCGAAGCCCCCTGCCCGATCCGCGCTTCGGCCTCTTCCGGATGTGA
- a CDS encoding HpcH/HpaI aldolase/citrate lyase family protein, which yields MTFDLGPALLFCPADRPERFHGALEKADAVILDLEDAVLPEAKASARQNLIDAELDPDRVIVRVNAPGSDAFTADLATLAQTDFRTVMVAKTESAESLAAFDERFSLIALCETAKGVHAADRIAAHSQVVAMMWGAEDLVASLGGTSSRTANGGYRDVARYARSRVLLEAGAQGKGAIDAVHVDIEDVAGLESEAVDAAASGFIATACIHPSQVAAIRAAYAPDEASVEWAHGVLAAAESERGVFRFRGRMIDEPVLRHARSVLNRAR from the coding sequence ATGACGTTCGACCTCGGTCCCGCGCTGCTGTTCTGCCCCGCCGACCGACCTGAGCGATTCCACGGAGCTCTCGAGAAGGCTGACGCGGTCATCCTCGACCTCGAGGACGCCGTGCTCCCCGAGGCGAAGGCCAGCGCCCGACAGAATCTCATCGATGCCGAGCTCGACCCCGATCGAGTGATCGTCCGGGTCAACGCACCGGGCTCCGACGCATTCACCGCCGATCTCGCGACCCTCGCCCAGACCGACTTCCGCACCGTCATGGTGGCGAAGACAGAGAGCGCGGAGAGCCTTGCCGCGTTCGACGAGAGGTTCTCACTGATCGCTCTGTGTGAGACGGCGAAGGGCGTCCACGCCGCAGATCGTATCGCCGCGCACTCTCAGGTCGTCGCGATGATGTGGGGCGCTGAGGATCTGGTGGCATCCCTCGGCGGCACATCGAGTCGCACGGCGAACGGCGGCTATCGCGATGTCGCGCGCTACGCGCGGTCGCGGGTGCTCCTGGAAGCGGGGGCACAGGGCAAGGGAGCCATCGACGCGGTGCACGTCGACATCGAGGATGTCGCCGGTCTCGAGTCCGAAGCGGTCGACGCTGCCGCATCGGGGTTCATCGCGACCGCGTGCATCCACCCGAGTCAGGTGGCGGCGATCCGCGCGGCGTACGCGCCTGATGAGGCCAGCGTCGAATGGGCTCACGGGGTGCTCGCGGCGGCCGAGAGCGAACGAGGAGTCTTCCGCTTCAGAGGACGCATGATCGACGAGCCCGTGCTGAGGCACGCCCGGTCGGTGCTCAACCGCGCTCGCTGA
- a CDS encoding TrmH family RNA methyltransferase gives MELLRVTDPDDRRLDDYRGLTDTALRTVKEPAGGLYIAESTKVIARAVAAGHRPRSVLVQERRVDDIRAIVGDLDVPVYVVPDEVAESVTGFAVHRGTIASMHRPELPTVREVIDAANLVLILENVGDHTNVGAAFRAAAGLGADAVLVSPGGADPLYRRSVRVSMGTVFQVPWTRITDWDSAVADLHAARFDIAALALSDDAVTLDAYVANRPERVAIVMGSEGDGLSRTALDKADTVVTIPMSGGVDSLNVASAAAVTLWALTSP, from the coding sequence GTGGAACTGCTGCGCGTGACCGATCCGGACGATCGACGACTCGATGACTACCGAGGACTCACCGACACCGCGCTCCGGACCGTGAAGGAACCGGCCGGCGGGCTGTACATCGCCGAATCGACCAAGGTGATCGCGCGGGCGGTCGCCGCGGGCCATCGTCCGCGTTCCGTGCTGGTGCAGGAGCGTCGGGTGGACGACATCAGGGCGATCGTCGGCGATCTCGACGTGCCGGTGTACGTCGTCCCTGACGAGGTGGCTGAATCGGTGACTGGCTTCGCCGTCCACCGGGGCACGATCGCATCGATGCATCGCCCGGAGCTGCCGACCGTGCGCGAGGTCATCGATGCCGCGAACCTTGTGCTGATCCTCGAGAACGTCGGCGATCACACCAACGTCGGTGCCGCGTTCCGTGCGGCCGCGGGCCTCGGAGCCGACGCCGTGCTGGTGTCGCCCGGGGGAGCGGACCCGCTGTATCGACGCAGCGTGCGCGTCAGCATGGGGACCGTGTTCCAGGTGCCGTGGACTCGCATCACGGATTGGGACTCGGCCGTGGCGGACCTCCATGCGGCGCGGTTCGACATCGCAGCTCTCGCTCTGAGCGATGACGCCGTGACGCTCGACGCGTACGTCGCGAATCGCCCCGAGCGTGTCGCCATCGTCATGGGGTCGGAGGGCGACGGACTCTCCCGTACAGCCCTCGACAAGGCCGACACGGTGGTGACGATCCCCATGTCCGGGGGTGTGGATTCCTTGAACGTGGCATCTGCCGCTGCGGTGACGCTGTGGGCACTCACGTCGCCCTGA
- a CDS encoding MaoC family dehydratase codes for MTVNDIVQRGLYFEEFVTDARYLHRPGRTATEADNVLFTTLTMNTQALHLDAAFADAQRPFGARLINSMWTLSTMVGASVAQLTQGTLVAQLGLGEIAFPHPLFAGDTLYTESVIVEKRLSTSRPGQGIVTIAHTGRNQDDTVVATATRTVLVHCLPEEGR; via the coding sequence ATGACCGTGAACGACATCGTCCAGCGGGGGCTCTACTTCGAGGAGTTCGTCACGGACGCGCGCTACCTGCATCGCCCTGGACGCACGGCGACCGAGGCCGACAACGTCCTCTTCACGACGCTCACCATGAACACCCAGGCGCTCCACCTCGATGCGGCCTTCGCCGACGCGCAGCGACCGTTCGGTGCGCGTCTGATCAACTCGATGTGGACGCTCTCGACGATGGTCGGCGCTTCTGTCGCGCAGCTGACCCAGGGCACCCTGGTGGCCCAGCTCGGGCTCGGTGAGATCGCGTTCCCGCACCCGCTGTTCGCCGGTGACACGCTGTACACCGAGAGCGTGATCGTCGAGAAGAGGCTGTCGACCTCGCGTCCTGGGCAGGGGATCGTGACCATCGCCCACACCGGACGCAATCAGGACGACACGGTCGTCGCGACCGCGACCCGAACCGTCCTCGTGCACTGCCTGCCGGAGGAGGGGCGATGA
- a CDS encoding dihydrolipoamide acetyltransferase family protein — translation MNAEFRLPDLGEGLTEAEVVQWLVAPGDTVTLNQTLAEVETAKAIVELPSPYEGVVAALHAEAGQTIAVGAPLIEFDVEGADGSPAADSAGVDGQEKAQPNLVGYGAAPAASGRPARRARRAAGARASTDTAVLEAAPHDASPTASVEIVVERPRSTPPVRAYAKRLGVDLTLVAASVGDRVITRVDIDDYVARTGVTVEQADSEPRRAAVPDDATGLREYSRETRIPIRGVRKHTAAAMVESAFTAPHVTVFHTVDVTATMDLLESLRGDRSLSEHRIGPLAVVAKAVCLALTRAPGLNARWDDSAGEIVQFGYVDLGIAAATERGLIVPHIRDAESLSLVQLADALKSLAATAREGRTSPVELSGGTFSISNIGVFGVDAGTPILPPGQSGILAVGAVRRRPWEHRGEIALRHVMTLSLSFDHRIVDGAEGAKFLRDVADVLEEPGRAMLLR, via the coding sequence ATGAACGCGGAGTTCCGGCTGCCGGACCTCGGGGAGGGACTGACAGAGGCAGAGGTCGTCCAGTGGCTCGTCGCACCCGGCGACACGGTCACGCTGAACCAGACTCTGGCGGAGGTCGAAACCGCCAAGGCGATCGTCGAGCTGCCTTCTCCCTACGAAGGCGTGGTCGCCGCCCTGCACGCCGAGGCGGGTCAGACGATCGCGGTCGGGGCGCCCCTGATCGAGTTCGACGTGGAGGGGGCCGATGGGTCGCCCGCGGCGGACTCGGCCGGAGTCGATGGGCAGGAGAAGGCGCAGCCCAACCTCGTGGGATACGGGGCCGCCCCCGCGGCATCCGGGCGGCCCGCGCGGCGTGCCAGACGTGCGGCCGGAGCCAGAGCTTCGACCGACACGGCTGTGCTCGAGGCGGCACCGCATGACGCCTCGCCGACGGCGAGCGTCGAGATCGTCGTCGAACGGCCCCGGTCCACGCCGCCGGTGCGCGCGTACGCCAAGCGTCTCGGCGTCGATCTCACCCTGGTGGCCGCGTCGGTCGGAGATCGAGTGATCACGCGCGTCGACATCGACGACTACGTCGCTCGCACCGGCGTCACCGTCGAGCAGGCCGACTCCGAACCGCGACGCGCTGCGGTTCCGGACGACGCGACGGGGCTCCGGGAGTACTCGCGGGAGACCCGCATCCCCATCCGCGGGGTACGCAAGCACACCGCCGCGGCGATGGTCGAGAGTGCGTTCACAGCGCCGCACGTGACGGTCTTCCACACGGTCGATGTGACGGCGACCATGGACCTTCTCGAGTCGCTGCGCGGCGACCGGTCGCTGTCCGAACACCGGATCGGTCCGCTCGCCGTCGTGGCGAAGGCGGTGTGTCTCGCACTGACCCGCGCCCCCGGCCTGAACGCGCGGTGGGACGATTCCGCCGGGGAGATCGTGCAGTTCGGGTACGTCGATCTCGGAATCGCTGCAGCGACCGAACGGGGACTCATCGTGCCCCACATCCGCGACGCCGAGTCTCTGAGCCTCGTTCAGCTCGCGGATGCCCTGAAGTCTCTCGCCGCCACGGCACGTGAAGGCAGGACGTCTCCGGTGGAGCTGTCGGGTGGCACGTTCTCGATCTCGAACATCGGGGTGTTCGGGGTCGATGCGGGCACACCCATCCTCCCGCCTGGGCAATCGGGGATACTCGCGGTCGGTGCCGTCCGTCGTCGTCCGTGGGAGCACCGCGGCGAGATCGCCCTTCGCCACGTGATGACGCTCAGCCTCTCGTTCGACCATCGGATCGTCGACGGGGCGGAGGGCGCGAAATTCCTCAGGGACGTGGCCGACGTGCTGGAGGAACCAGGGCGGGCGATGCTCCTCAGGTAA
- a CDS encoding acyl-CoA dehydrogenase family protein codes for MFELTDEERELAAMVRDFAEAVVAPQSYEADRTHTLSMDVVAQMGDLGLFGLPFPEEYGGQGGDYMALGIAIEALGRVDQSIAITLEAGVSLGAMPVFRFGSEEQKREYLPDLLAGRALAGFGLTEPEAGSDAGATRTTARLDGDEWVIDGSKQFITNSGTPITRFVTVTAVTGNEGGRKQISTIIVPNGTPGFTVEAPYDKVGWNASDTHPLSFAGARVPVGNLLGEQGSGFRNFLSILDEGRIAIAALSTGAAEGCLEAAVDYAKSRTIFGSALSTRQNAQFTLARMRARVHTARLAWHHAARLRDAGRPFAEQAAIAKLVAGEAAMDNARDATQIFGGNGFMNEFPVARHYRDSKILEIGEGTTEVQLLVIARALGLAG; via the coding sequence ATGTTCGAACTGACCGATGAGGAGCGCGAGCTCGCCGCGATGGTGCGTGACTTCGCCGAGGCGGTCGTCGCACCGCAGTCCTACGAGGCGGATCGCACCCACACTCTCTCGATGGACGTCGTGGCGCAGATGGGTGATCTCGGGCTGTTCGGCCTTCCGTTCCCTGAGGAGTACGGCGGCCAGGGGGGCGACTACATGGCCCTCGGCATCGCGATCGAGGCCCTCGGGCGCGTCGACCAATCCATCGCGATCACGCTCGAGGCCGGAGTCAGCCTCGGGGCGATGCCCGTGTTCCGCTTCGGCAGCGAGGAGCAGAAGCGCGAGTATCTGCCCGATCTTCTCGCCGGTCGCGCTCTTGCGGGCTTCGGTCTCACCGAGCCCGAGGCAGGCAGCGATGCCGGAGCGACCCGCACGACCGCTCGTCTCGATGGGGATGAATGGGTCATCGACGGCTCGAAGCAGTTCATCACCAACTCGGGCACACCGATCACGCGCTTCGTCACCGTGACCGCCGTCACCGGCAACGAAGGGGGGCGCAAGCAGATCTCGACCATCATCGTCCCCAACGGCACCCCTGGCTTCACCGTCGAGGCCCCATACGACAAGGTCGGATGGAACGCATCCGACACGCATCCGCTCAGCTTCGCCGGTGCACGCGTACCCGTGGGCAACCTGCTGGGGGAGCAGGGGAGCGGCTTCCGCAACTTCCTCAGCATCCTCGATGAGGGACGCATCGCGATCGCCGCTCTCTCCACAGGTGCCGCGGAAGGATGTCTCGAAGCCGCCGTCGACTATGCGAAGAGCCGCACGATCTTCGGCAGTGCCCTCAGCACGCGACAGAACGCCCAGTTCACCCTCGCGCGCATGCGCGCCCGAGTGCATACGGCGCGACTCGCCTGGCACCATGCAGCGCGACTGCGCGACGCGGGACGACCGTTCGCCGAGCAGGCCGCGATCGCGAAGCTCGTGGCTGGAGAAGCCGCCATGGACAACGCCAGGGACGCGACGCAGATCTTCGGCGGCAACGGGTTCATGAACGAGTTCCCGGTCGCCCGTCACTACCGCGACTCGAAGATCCTCGAGATCGGTGAAGGCACCACCGAGGTGCAGCTGCTCGTGATCGCGCGGGCGCTGGGACTCGCCGGGTAG
- a CDS encoding histidine phosphatase family protein produces the protein MTLLTLIRHGQTDWNLARRIQGSTDIPLNDKGRADARTAADLLEGVTHHSIYASPLKRARETAEIISESLGLGSPVLVPDMREREFGEGEGMLVSEYIEKYGDWQSPVPGAETLDGVADRALAALDAIARDARRRSAPLAESVIVVTHGGVIRSLIDHVSGGTLPRVGEVLANGSVHRFEASPGSLRLIDQGMLV, from the coding sequence ATGACTCTGCTCACGCTCATCCGCCATGGCCAGACCGACTGGAACCTGGCTCGCCGGATCCAGGGGTCCACCGACATCCCTCTGAACGACAAGGGCCGCGCGGATGCACGGACCGCCGCAGACCTCCTCGAGGGCGTCACGCACCACTCGATCTACGCCAGCCCGCTGAAGCGTGCGCGGGAGACGGCCGAGATCATCTCCGAGAGCCTGGGACTCGGCTCACCCGTGCTGGTGCCCGATATGCGCGAGCGCGAGTTCGGCGAGGGTGAGGGGATGCTCGTCTCCGAGTACATCGAGAAGTACGGCGACTGGCAGTCACCGGTCCCCGGGGCCGAGACCCTGGACGGAGTCGCTGACCGGGCGCTCGCGGCACTCGACGCGATCGCCCGCGATGCACGCCGCCGTTCGGCGCCGCTTGCGGAGTCCGTCATCGTCGTGACGCACGGCGGCGTGATCCGATCGCTGATCGACCACGTCTCCGGTGGCACGCTGCCTCGGGTCGGCGAGGTTCTTGCGAACGGCTCCGTCCATCGTTTCGAGGCGTCCCCCGGCTCGCTGCGCCTGATCGACCAGGGAATGCTCGTCTGA
- a CDS encoding Sir2 family NAD-dependent protein deacetylase, producing MSASSPVELSATIARTAELLRGRKIALLTGAGISTDSGIPAYRGEGSRNRTDPMTIQKYLADDAARRRYWVGGHLGWRAFARAQPNPGHLSLAAMESSGHVSGVITQNVDGLHLRAGSSHVIEVHGTMRRVLCLKCGQVFDRRDIAVQIEERNPWITVPENVALNPDGDVLPETTDGFIVPVCTVCGGMLKPDVVFFGEYIPQDRFKAAESLLRASDALIVAGSSLVVNSGVRLVERARRRSIPLIIINREPTRADVWADVTIAAGTSDVLPAIQELLE from the coding sequence GTGAGCGCATCGAGTCCGGTCGAACTGTCGGCCACCATCGCTCGCACCGCCGAACTCCTGCGCGGTCGCAAGATCGCATTGCTCACCGGCGCCGGCATCTCCACGGACTCGGGAATCCCCGCCTACCGTGGCGAGGGATCCCGCAACCGCACCGATCCGATGACCATCCAGAAGTACCTCGCCGACGACGCGGCGCGACGACGCTACTGGGTCGGGGGGCATCTGGGGTGGCGCGCGTTCGCCCGAGCCCAGCCGAACCCGGGGCACCTGTCGCTCGCCGCGATGGAGTCATCCGGCCACGTCAGCGGTGTCATCACCCAGAACGTCGACGGCCTGCATCTGCGTGCAGGCAGCTCTCATGTGATCGAAGTCCATGGCACGATGCGCAGGGTGCTCTGCCTGAAGTGCGGCCAGGTATTCGACCGTCGAGACATCGCCGTGCAGATCGAAGAGCGCAACCCATGGATCACGGTCCCCGAGAACGTGGCGTTGAACCCCGACGGCGATGTTCTCCCAGAGACCACCGACGGCTTCATCGTCCCCGTCTGCACGGTGTGCGGAGGGATGCTGAAGCCTGACGTCGTGTTCTTCGGCGAGTACATCCCTCAAGACCGGTTCAAGGCGGCCGAGTCCCTGCTCCGTGCCAGCGACGCGCTGATCGTCGCCGGCTCTTCCCTCGTCGTCAACTCCGGGGTGCGCCTCGTCGAACGCGCACGACGGCGCAGCATCCCCCTCATCATCATCAACCGCGAGCCCACGCGCGCGGATGTCTGGGCCGATGTCACCATCGCCGCAGGCACCAGCGATGTGCTCCCCGCGATCCAGGAGCTCCTCGAATGA